A single Equus asinus isolate D_3611 breed Donkey chromosome 21, EquAss-T2T_v2, whole genome shotgun sequence DNA region contains:
- the RPL14 gene encoding large ribosomal subunit protein eL14, with protein sequence MRVRSHARTHARSNPNQSVHTSASPPPQGGAAFYTCVRLGGPCLFSPNAANMVFRRFVEVGRVAYVSFGPHAGKLVAIVDVIDQNRALVDGPCTQVRRQAMPFKCMQLTDFILKFPHSARQKYVRQAWQKADINTKWAATRWAKKIEARERKAKMTDFDRYKVMKAKKMRNRIIKLEVRKLQKAALLKASPKKAPAAKGAAATAAAKVPSKKTTTAGKKAPAQKAPAQKAAGQKAAPPKAQKGQKAPGQKTPAQKAPAPKASGKKA encoded by the exons ATGCGTGTGCGttcgcacgcacgcacgcacgcacgctcCAATCCAAACCAATCGGTGCACACGTCGGCGTCTCCCCCGCCACAAGGCGGGGCGGCTTTCTACACATGCGTACGGCTGGGCGGGCCCTGTCTCTTCTCGCCGAACGCCGCCAACATG GTGTTCAGGCGCTTCGTGGAGGTTGGCCGGGTGGCCTACGTCTCCTTTGGACCTCATGCCGGGAAGCTGGTCGCGATTGTAGATGTTATTGATCAGAACAGG GCTTTGGTTGATGGACCTTGCACTCAGGTAAGGAGACAGGCTATGCCTTTCAAATGCATGCAGCTCACTGACTTCATCCTCAAGTTCCCACACAG TGCCCGCCAGAAGTATGTTCGACAAGCCTGGCAGAAGGCAGATATCAATACAAAATGGGCAGCCACAAGATGGGCCAAGAAGATTGAAGCCAGGGAAAGG aaagcCAAGATGACAGATTTTGATCGTTATAAAGTCATGAAGGCAAAGAAAATG AGGAACAGAATAATCAAGCTTGAAGTTAGGAAGCTTCAGAAGGCAGCTCTCCTGAAAGCTTCTCCCAAAAAGGCACCTGCTGCTAAGGGTGCAGCTGCAACAGCTGCCGCAAAGGTTCCATCAAAAAAGACGACCACTGCGGGCAAGAAGGCTCCAGCCCAGAAGGCTCCAGCCCAGAAAGCTGCAGGCCAGAAGGCAGCGCCTCCAAAAGCTCAGAAGGGTCAGAAAGCTCCGGGTCAGAAAACTCCAGCCCAGAAAGCACCTGCTCCAAAGGCGTCTGGCAAGAAAGCATAA